The genomic stretch GGTTCCGCCTCGCACGGCGAGGGCCCTCCGCTCATGACGCGGCGTCACGCGTGGACCGCGTGCGCGGGTGGGGGGCTCTCCCCGCTGATGCCGTGCCCCCGGCGCTCGGGACGGGGCAGGAGACGCCGCTCCCGGGTCCTCGGGTCGACCAGATCGCCTTCTGCGTCACGCTCCACGAGGCGCTCTATGGCGTCCAGCCCGCGCGGGGGGCGCCACCCTCCGAGCAGGGCGCCGTGGCTTCCCCCAGGAGTCGCGCGCCGACGTGGCCACGTCGTCTCCTCCTGCGGGGCCTGTCCTCCTCCCCCTCGGAGGGCTTTGCCTCGCTCTCGGCCCTGCTCGACGCCCTCCAGCGGGGTGGAGGCAGGCGGTGGCGTCGCGGGCTGATGGTCGTGGGAGGCGTGGCCCTGTTGGCCGCCTGCGTGGGCCTCACCCATGTCCTCCATACCAGCGCCTCCTGGGCCTGCGCGGGCGCGCGGGAGGAGCTCGCCAGCGTCTGGGGACCCGGACAGAAGGCCGCCGTCCAATCCTCCTTCGCCGCCACGGGCAGGCCCTACGCCGCGGTGGCCTGGGAGCGCGTGCGTCGAGAACTGGATGCCTATGCCGAAGCGTGGGTCGGCGCGCGTGTCGACACCTGCCTGGCCACGCGGGGTCGGTCCGCGCGGTCCGAGGAGGAGCAGGGCAAGCGCATGCGGTGCCTCGACAGCCGACTCGCGGACATCTCGGCGCTCACCGCGCTCCTGGCCCAGGCGGATGCGAAGACGGTGGACGAGGCACACCGCGCGACGACGGGGCTCCCCCCCATCGCCGGCTGCCTGGGGCAGGGCGTCCACGGCGACGCTCGCGAGCCCGCCGACGCCCAGGCTCGCGAGCGGCTCCGCTCCGTCATGGCCCGTGGCCGAGCGCTGCTGGCCACCGGCCGCTATGCGGAAGGCATCGCGCTCGTCGAGCCCGAGGCCCGCGCCATCCGGACCTCAGGGAATCGCCATGAGGGCGCGGAGGTGTCACTGCTGCTGGGTGAGCTTCGCGAAGGAGCGGGCAAGTGGCGCGAAGCGGAGTCCGCGCTCTTCGAGGCCCTGGACCAGGCCGAGGCCACGCGCCAGGACGTCATCTCGACGCGCGCGTGGACGCTCCTGGTCCGCGTGTCCTGCATCGGCCTGGATGAGTACGAGATGGCCGCCCGGTGGAAGGACCGCGCGGTGGCCGCCCTGGAGCGACTGGGGCCCGGACATGAGCTGGCGCGCATCCAGCTCCTCACCTACTCAGGCACGCTGCTGCGCATGCAACGCCACTACGAGGAGGCGGTGGCGACGCAGACGCAGGCGCTGAAGCTGGCCGAGGCGACCTTCGGCCCCGACAGCCTCGAGGTCGCGGACGTGCTCCTCGAGCTGGGCCTCACGCACTGGCGGAGTCTCAACCCCACCGAGTCCCGGGCCTACCTGGAGCGCAGCGCCGACATCACCGAGCGGGCGCTGGGCGCGGACCACCCGGAGGCCGCGTACAGGCGGCAGGCCGTGGTGCCCGTGTTGTGGCTTCGGGCATCGGAGCCGCATCTGGCGTATGACGACCCGGCGAAGCTGCGCGAGGACCTGGAGTTCGGTGTCCGCACCTCGTTGGAGACGTTGGCCAGGCTGGAGCGCACGCTCGGCCCCGACCACCCCCGCATCTACGATGTGCTCAACGAGCTGGCGTCGACGCTCATGCTCAGCGGGCGGGTGTCGGAGGCCCTCACCTATTTCTCTCGCGCGCTCCGAGTCGTCGAGAAGTCCGACGGCGCCAGGAGTCATGGCGCGTCCACGGTCCGACTCAACCTGGGGGTGCTGCATTACAAACAAGGAAACTGGGCGGCCGCGGTCGAACAGTTGGGCGAGGCGGTCGCCATCCGGGAGGAGCTGTACGGGCCTCGCTCCGCGGCGATTACCCCCGCCCTCCGGCACATCGGTCACGCGCTCATCCAACTGCGACGCCATGACGAAGGGCTGGCGGTGCTCCACCGCGTCGTCGACATCGAATTCGGACAGCCGAGCGACATGAATTCCCGTTGGATCCTGGCCCTGAATGCCCTGGGGCAGGGATACCTCGAGTGCCATCGTCCGCTCGAGGCCATCGCGCACCTCGAGCGCGCCGTCTCCGGGCTGCCACAGGCCCGCCCCGCGCCGGGACACCGCACCCAGGCCCGCTTCCTGCTGGGCCGGGCCCTGTGGGCGTCTGGCAAGGACCGTCCGCGTGCGCTACGGCTCGTCACGGAGGCGAAGCAGATGGCCTCCTCGGACGGGGCCTGGCAGGAGCTGCGCGAAAACATCGACGCGTGGCTCCAACACCCCACGAAGCGCTGACGCTCGGGGCGGTATGGGCAGCCGGGGCCCGGGCTCCAGAATGGGCAGACCGGGCGGGTGAGGGGGACTCCGACGCCGTGAATGAACGCCTGCGATTGGACTCGCCGCGAGGATTGCGGCAACAATGGCAGACTTCTGAGCATGTCGGGGGGGGGGAAAATGTTGGCGTCCGCGCGGCGGTCCGGCTTGCCTTCATATCCTTGCCACGGAAGGCCCCTCCATGCGCTGTCTTGACGACGCGGAGCTCCTGTCGCGACTGCGCGATGGGTTGTCACCGGAGCGGCGCGCCGAAGTGGATGCGCACCTTCGCGCGTGTGCCTCGTGCGGGGCCCGTCTCGTGGAGCGCCGTCGGGCTTCCTCTGCCGAGGACTGGGCGCCGACGAGAGGCGCCATGGTGGGACGCTACCTCATCATCGAGGCGCGGGGCGTCCACGCCACGAGCGCCGTCTACGACGCGTATGATCCGGAGTTGAAGCGCCGCGTGTCGCTGGAGCTGCTTCGCACGGAAGGGGGCGGGGTGGAGGCGGAGCGGGAACGCGCCCGGCTGCTGCGCGCGGCCCAGGCCCGGGCTCGGGTTTCCCATGCCAACGTCGTGGCGACGTATGACGTGGGAGTCTTCGGTCAGCACGTCTTCCTGGCCATGGAGCGACTGGAAACACAGACGCTCGGCGAGTGGTTGGTGGCGCGGCCGCGCGCGTGGC from Myxococcus stipitatus encodes the following:
- a CDS encoding serine/threonine-protein kinase, with translation MGKNLMHCFDEAILLSRLRGELTPERNAEVDDHLRACARCGPLMAELSRGVAPAADLDWAPTRGASVGRYLLVEVLGVHATSAVYDAYDPELKRRVSLELLRTGRAGLDVEQERAQLLREAQARARVAHANVVAIYDVGTFDQHVFLAMERVDTQTLREWLLASPRAWREVLDAFVAAGRGLAAAHEVGVVHGDFEPGQVRLGPDGRVHVTGFRLARRGPSAHDAASRVDRVRGWGALPADAVPPALGTGQETPLPGPRVDQIAFCVTLHEALYGVQPARGAPPSEQGAVASPRSRAPTWPRRLLLRGLSSSPSEGFASLSALLDALQRGGGRRWRRGLMVVGGVALLAACVGLTHVLHTSASWACAGAREELASVWGPGQKAAVQSSFAATGRPYAAVAWERVRRELDAYAEAWVGARVDTCLATRGRSARSEEEQGKRMRCLDSRLADISALTALLAQADAKTVDEAHRATTGLPPIAGCLGQGVHGDAREPADAQARERLRSVMARGRALLATGRYAEGIALVEPEARAIRTSGNRHEGAEVSLLLGELREGAGKWREAESALFEALDQAEATRQDVISTRAWTLLVRVSCIGLDEYEMAARWKDRAVAALERLGPGHELARIQLLTYSGTLLRMQRHYEEAVATQTQALKLAEATFGPDSLEVADVLLELGLTHWRSLNPTESRAYLERSADITERALGADHPEAAYRRQAVVPVLWLRASEPHLAYDDPAKLREDLEFGVRTSLETLARLERTLGPDHPRIYDVLNELASTLMLSGRVSEALTYFSRALRVVEKSDGARSHGASTVRLNLGVLHYKQGNWAAAVEQLGEAVAIREELYGPRSAAITPALRHIGHALIQLRRHDEGLAVLHRVVDIEFGQPSDMNSRWILALNALGQGYLECHRPLEAIAHLERAVSGLPQARPAPGHRTQARFLLGRALWASGKDRPRALRLVTEAKQMASSDGAWQELRENIDAWLQHPTKR